The region AGCGATCACAGGTGCGGCGTCTGTACGATGGGCGTAACCGATTATTCCGAGCGGAACGCCCAGCTAGCCCACGAGAACGGCGATGGCATGATGTTCTGCAGCCCCGGCTGCCTATTCGCTTACTCCGTTGCCACTGAACACTTCGACGGCCCCGACAGCGACGTCGCCGGCGTCTGGGTGACCGACTTCGACACCGGCGACCTGATCGACGGGTTTGAGGCCTACTACGCGCTCGAGCACGACGAGATTCGAGGCGACGATCCGATGGGCGTTGACCCTCGCGTCTACGAGGATGAAGCACTGGCCGTAGAGTACGTCGAAGAGTACGACGACCTCGACGAGGACGACGTTATTACGTTCTCCGAAGTGGACGAAGATATCGCGCGGATCTATCGGAGTTCAAGATTCTAGCGGAGCGGTTTGTCCCCGCGTTCTACAGAAAACGTAGGCTGGGCGTTCACAAGGGCTGATAGTGTGGCAGCGGGACGTGTGGAAGGTAAATACCGAGCGTCGCGAGGCCGTGCTGGAGCGGAATGTACCCGAGCACAACGAACGCAACGCCAAGCACGCGGTGGAGTTTTATCCTGGTCTCGAGGCTGAGCGACTGGAACAGGGTCCCGTAGACGAACAACGACGGCACCGTTCCCAGCCCGAGCGCAGCCAGTGCGAGGACGCCCCCTGCTGGCGATCCCTGTACGAACGCGTAGAGAAATGCCGGGTAGAGCAACGGGCAGGGCAACAGTCCGTGTACCGCGCCGAGCCCAGCGATCCGAGTATCGCCGACCCAAGAGTCGACGTTCGCGAGGAGTCGACCGTGAACCCGCTCGAGGGCGGGCTGAACCAGTGGAAGGGTGACAGAGCCGCCAACAAGTCCCTTGCCGGTGAGGTAAGAGAGTCCCATCACGACAATCACCACGCCGACGACGATGCCGGCGAGCGCGTGGACGTCGGTCGCGACGGCGGTCACTGCCTGCGGGGAGATGAAGACCAGCGATCCTGCCAACCCGAACAGCCCGCCGATGAGCGCGTAACTGATCGCCCGGCCGAGATTGAACAGCGCGTGCTGTTTGACCATGCCCACCGTCAGTTCGTTTCGTCCCGACGGCCCGCTCTCTTGGGCGCGCAACCGATCCGAATACGTCGTCACGAGCGGACCACACATTCCAAGACAGTGTGCGCCACCCAGGAGCCCGATCAGCGCGAAGACAACAATCCCCACCGGCTCTATCGCGGTCGGATCGAGCGCCGGGTCGTAACACTGGTCGAGGATGATCTGCAAAGCCGGCGGCGAAGACGCTTGGAGTCCGAATCCGTCGACCAACCTTGCCCCCACCATGGGTCACTCGAGGCTGTCGAGCACGCGCTCAAGGTCGTCTGCGATCTGTTCCGGATCGGGATCGTCGCCTCGGTAGGTCCGTTCGACGTATCCATCTGGGTTAACGAGGAACGTGACCGTGATATGTGCGAAGTCGTAGTCGTCGCCGAGTTCCTCGCGCTCGAACGGGATCCCGAGGTCGTCGTAGACGACGGCCTCGGCCATCTCGGCGTCCTCAGGGCGGAGATAGTGCCAGTTGTCCGCCTCGTAGTCAATGTTGAACATGTCGGCGTGCTCCCGAAGTGCATCGGCGGTGTCGCGTTCGGGGTCGAACGTCACCGCGAGAAACCGTGTTTCGTCGCCGATCCCGCGGTCGTCGGCGGCTGCCTGAGCCTGCGATATTGAGTTCAGAAGCGGGATACACTCGGCGGGACAGGACGCGAAAAAGGCAGTCACAACGAGTGCGTCCTCGAGAGTGTCCACGTCGACGGTCGTCTCGGCGATCGGATCCTCGAGTTCGAACGCCGGGAACGACTCGCCATAGATCGGATACAAGGGATCACCCTGAGCGTCCCCCTCAGGCGCGTCGAGAACGGCGTTATCAGCCGATTCATCCTCTATCAGTCCGGTTAGACAGCCAGCGACGGCCGTCAGTCCGGCTGTCGCTCCGAGAGTCAGCGTGCGGCGACGATTCATTACGAGAACGTAGCGATCGGACGGCCAAGTAGCATCTGGTGTAACCGTCGAAAACAGAATAGAGACGCATCATTTCGCCGGAACAACGATGGGAGCGTTCGGCGACCGTACCAGATTCAATTTATTCGTTGAGTTCCTTGGTCCAGTATGGACGAGCAACGGTTTACGGAGAGTCGAGACGGGAGCGCCACTGGCGGAGTCGGCAAGAGACTAAGCCGCAGAACCGTGCTGGTCGGTGCCGCTGGCGTCAGCGTCGCCGCGCTTGCCGGCTGTCTCGGCGGGGACGACGAGACACCC is a window of Natronolimnobius sp. AArcel1 DNA encoding:
- a CDS encoding SCO family protein, whose amino-acid sequence is MNRRRTLTLGATAGLTAVAGCLTGLIEDESADNAVLDAPEGDAQGDPLYPIYGESFPAFELEDPIAETTVDVDTLEDALVVTAFFASCPAECIPLLNSISQAQAAADDRGIGDETRFLAVTFDPERDTADALREHADMFNIDYEADNWHYLRPEDAEMAEAVVYDDLGIPFEREELGDDYDFAHITVTFLVNPDGYVERTYRGDDPDPEQIADDLERVLDSLE
- a CDS encoding nitrous oxide reductase accessory protein NosL codes for the protein MADPRPSKRWRRRRVLAAVGVGSLVGVAGCVGDDEGQDDVADDERELSPHLVDHPGDEPKEFESDHRCGVCTMGVTDYSERNAQLAHENGDGMMFCSPGCLFAYSVATEHFDGPDSDVAGVWVTDFDTGDLIDGFEAYYALEHDEIRGDDPMGVDPRVYEDEALAVEYVEEYDDLDEDDVITFSEVDEDIARIYRSSRF
- a CDS encoding sulfite exporter TauE/SafE family protein codes for the protein MVGARLVDGFGLQASSPPALQIILDQCYDPALDPTAIEPVGIVVFALIGLLGGAHCLGMCGPLVTTYSDRLRAQESGPSGRNELTVGMVKQHALFNLGRAISYALIGGLFGLAGSLVFISPQAVTAVATDVHALAGIVVGVVIVVMGLSYLTGKGLVGGSVTLPLVQPALERVHGRLLANVDSWVGDTRIAGLGAVHGLLPCPLLYPAFLYAFVQGSPAGGVLALAALGLGTVPSLFVYGTLFQSLSLETRIKLHRVLGVAFVVLGYIPLQHGLATLGIYLPHVPLPHYQPL